Genomic segment of Mercurialis annua linkage group LG6, ddMerAnnu1.2, whole genome shotgun sequence:
TTCTCTTTATTTTGTCATGAATGTAAAGAATTTGGGTTTTGGCTATTTGtataatatttgatatattttggaatatttttgtttttttctctgTAATGTGGGCtttataattttctaatttaaaaaatttcaacattattttttttataaaaaaaaagttaggaGGGGTCAGGACCTCTCCCAAGCAAGCTGTGCCTCCGTCCCTGAGTAGGATGACCGAACGTCGAGGAAATTAACATTTTCTATGAAGTTTTTCGGACTGGTTGTGATAAATGGAGTTATAAACATCGCTGAGGTAACAATTGGGTATTTGAATCGTTAGTTTATAATATAGGTGAATTTTAAAGGTTAGGACCAAAATTCTATGTTAGGATTTCGCGCTGATTCATGAttttaacattacaaaactattATGGCTAGATTGGATTTTTCATACGTCACACAAAGTGAATTTAAATTTGCTTCcgttatacttttattttcattctctgGCATAACATCATTCAATTAAGGACCAtaactttaaaataatatttaaaaggcatatggtacaaaaaaaacccttcaatttatcaaaataacacataatttatttaattttttgggcCAATTAGGCCTTCAACGTTTTTAACTAGTGAAAATGAATCCCCCACTTAAAGAAATCATTGAAAATAACCAAAAATGTGAAGGGTTAAGTGTCAAAAAAAAAGTGTCAAtgctctttttaaaaattttaagttttttgcaatttttagaAATGCTGAGGgtctatataataataaaaaaagatttatgtgctctttttaaataatctaattttttttgtatctttaacctaattataaaaaaccaaaaaaattgaaattgattaCTAAAGACTTTTAGATggatttttctaattaaaagttaaattatacattttggCCAAcaaaattttttgttctttaaatCTGGCAAAAAAAACTAAGAttaagtttatgattttgaaaagaaaacacCTAAATTTTACAATTGGCTCGTTTTACTTTCTTAAATGAGATGACAAACAAATAACTAAAGCATTCTATACAAATTGGAGCTGGTGTGACgaaaaattattgaataatttGAAGGTGAAGGGATAAAATTTCAAAGgagccaaaatattaaatttagaatttttgtCTTTAAAAACCACAAGTTTTGCTTTAATTAATGTTTTGTGCTAAGTTTAGAAGATATAAAATCTATAAAGGTTCATTTCTCTCTTATTTTTGTGCAAAATATCAATTACGTACAAGTTCGTGGTTTTGGAGAAAAACAacttataattttgtttatttaccTTTTTACTAAGGTTGCAAAATATAATTGGAGCAATTAGGATTAAGatgataataaattattaaaatatttaaagctGAAGggataaaatgagttaaaatttctattttaaaaatgttttctttcaaaatacaaaattttaggAGATGTTTGTTCAAAACTACAAATTTAGACTTACTTAATCTTTTGTTTTAAGTTGAAAGGGAAAATTGAACCTTTTTTGATATGTAATTGAACAAAGGATTACTTTACCCCTTTGTggcataaagttttaaaaaagttaaaagtaagaaaaaaagaattatttataCTCTAAATTTGGCAAAATGAGGTCAAAAACACACTCCCCACCCTCACCTAAGAGAGAGAGTGAGACACACTCtctgattttaataatggtTTTTCTTCaaggtagtttttaataacaaaaggtttaaaatgctcttaatttttgtttaacattttaaattaatacataataatttttacaaagtaatttaatccttttaatttaaaactttacatatCAAATTAACTccataatttaacaaataataatttttttatttaatttctattaattatcaataaatttttaaaaaccaaaaaaatacctaaaacgatttatgaaaaagaCTAAACCTTTcgctggaaaaaaataaaaaaattcgatAAGCCAAAGAATCGAGCATCTCGAAACAAACCCATCTAGGTCTATTCATCATGAACGCGAGGAGCAGCTCCTCGCCAAAACGAGGAGTAGAGGAGCAACAACTCCTTTCTTCGGAGAGGaggctcctcctcctcctcacTGGAgctgaaaaaaattcaattttttttaaaaaaggttcaaaaaaaCACCTagattaattaaagtttaattataattaattagtatttaaatataattaattaaaaattcacTCTCGAATTAAGGTGGCACGTCAGTTTTTTGACCCGGTTTTGATAAGTTCAGAATATAAGTGATCCGATTTTCTatttttggacgtttttgatattttgtggcAAGTAAGgaggtaaagtgatcctttcttcatatataattaagaacTGTTGTTGATATTTTGGCTCTCCTCTATCCAGAACGGCTCTATGCCACTGCTTTTAAACTAAGCATCCATTTACAAACTCTTCTCATTTTCCTCTTCCAACAAAAGAAACCCATCAATGGCATATAAATGTTCTTCTTCTCGCCTTACCCCCTCTGCCCCTTTCTTTAGCCATGTCTCCAACAAACGTGAACCATTTTCTTTCTTCTACAAACCACCCACGAGCAATATCATCCCCTGCTGCACCACATATGATTCtccctcctcctcctcctcatcGTCGTCGCCGGCAGCCTCCTATAACCCTCTTAATCGCAGGCCGTTCGGTGGAGCTTCTTCTCCTGAAATTTCCCGCCACTGGGTTGAAGCTGATCAACCAAATGCATACCAAGGTCTTTTTTTGCTTCAGAAAGATCCGTCCTGGTTTTTGTAGCTCTTTGATTGCAAGTCACTAACTCTTTGAAATCTAATtagtatttgtattttttgatttaGGTGAACGGTTTACTGTTGTGTCATATAATATATTAGCAGACAGAAATGCTTTGAAACACAAGGATTTGTACACAGATGTTAACCCTCTTTATCTGAAGTGGGCACATAGGAAAAAGCTTATTTGTGATGAATTAATTGGATTAAACCCTGATATCATTTGTTTGCAAGTAAGCCGTTTGTTTCAGaatttttgattgtttttttacTTGTGTCATGCTACTAGTTGAAATTATGGATGCTATTCCTTATGGTAGGAGGTGGATAAGTATTTTGATTTATTGATGGTTATGGAGAAAGCTGGATATGCTGGTACTTTCAAGGTTAGCATTTCCttgattgatttgtttcggTTATCGATGGTTTGTGTGCAGATTATTTTCGGGGTGATTAAACTAGTTACTTGTGGTGGCAGGGACGAACAGGAGGTAATGTTGATGGTTGCGCCATGTTCTGGAAAGCTGATAAGTAAGGAAACTATGGCTTATGTTTATTTGTCGCTCGTAAGTTACTTTGTTTTTCTGAAAGAGTTCTTGCTCCGAATTAGATTGCGTTTATTAGAAGGAGAAAGCATTGAATTCAAGGCACTTGGTCTTCGGGATAATGTTGCCCAACTCTCTGTTTTTGAGGTAGTTATTTAGAAACTTCCACTAGGTACTGTTATATTTTAAGTAGTATGGGAAAGAGATGTCTTGGTAATACCTCAAGTCATACTATGATCTCGATTGACATACCAACAAATCCTACTCGTGTTAAGGTAAGTTGCGTATTCCATTCCGTACCCATACCACGACATGGAATGTACTAGTTCCTGGTAACTAAAGGCTTGTTACTATGCGTAGAACTTGCAAGTTGCAATAGAGAGTAACAGTGTTTTACTATATTGGCTAATTCTAATGCTTTGCGAAGCTTATTACTGTGCAAACAATTTCTGTTATGTGCTGTCTTGAGTAATTAATTGATGATAGTATTACATGAAAAAGGAAAATGTTCTATCTTTGGCATGCTACATTCTTGTTATCTTTGCATCATTGTCCGTCTCCTACGTAATGTTCAATGAGCATCCTGGCCGGTCTATCAACTAATGCTGCTTCTAAGTCTCATATATCATATTCTGTAAATTTTAGTATTGCTTTCTTTCTGTGCCTGACTTCATTTCATACAGGTAGACTTGCAAAGCTGAACCAAGAAGATTATTGGTTGGTAACATCCATGTGCTTTATAACCCGAGTCGAGGAGAAGTTAAATTAGGTCAAGTAAGTAGTTCTCTTATGTCAATATTTCACTTTGTGCAcaaatttattatgatttaccTTTCCTAGTATACATAGCTTAAATGATGTCAATAAAAGTCAACTCCCTTTATGCAAACTAAGTATTTCTGCATGTGTGTTTGTCGGATAGCTACTgcataaatttttatatgtgCTAATACAGAGTCGCTGAGAATTGAACAATATGTAGAAATGCCATTAGTGATAACCTTTTGGTTAAACTTTGGCTACTTGACATCTGAAGATGCACATTCTTAATGCTGAGTTGTTTGATCTGTAGATTCGTAATCTTTTGTCAAGGGCGCAGATCCTTGCAGAGAAATGGGGTGATGTACCAGTAATTCTTGCTGGTGATTTCAATAGTACTCCTAAGGTACAGCAGTACCATAAGTTCATTTCTTTTTCCAATGCTTGTTGCTGTGTGTTCAGAATTAAATCGGGGTACACTTGATAATTAGCCTAAAGTCTGTTCTTATTCTTGACAGAGTCCAATATACGAGTTCTTTGCTTCATCTGAGGTGAAAATATTTTTCATGTTGTCTAATCaatttgaattgttttgacTGTGGAacattatcatttttaaaaactgtATGCGGAATCAGAAATAAGTAGTGAATTTTATGTATGTAATTGAGGTTAGGTATGCTATCTATATATGCAGCTAGATGTAATGTTATACAGCAGAAGAGAGATGTCTGGACAAAGGAATTGTCACCCTCCCCAAGTTTTTGGTGTTGAGAAAGAAATGAGCAATCCGTTATCTTTGATGGAAGGGTATTTCTTTTTCACTTCTCTTTACTTTGGTGGTGCCCTTTCTCATTAAGGTTCTCGCTGAGACGTTGAATAGTAATTTGTTACCAGTGGCTGGTCCAATCTGAAAAGAAAGGAGAATGAAAAATTCTTGTGAGATCAGGAATTGATCGATCCAGAACAGACTGACCAGAATTTCAACCGATTAAACCAGTAAAAAACCAGTATTCCatgaaataaatgaataaaatggattttttaaCAGATTTGTTGGACCAGCAGATTGAACCTATCCAACCAGTTGGATTGTGAACCTGATGTCTTTTCTGGTCGGCCACTGGttaagtttttaaaacactggatACATGAGCTTCCTTATTTCCTATTGCAGTCACAGCTATATGTACGGAATAAAATGCATGctgaaaacatttttttatggTGGCAAAAGAAAATCCTTAAGATGCCACCTTACTGTATAGATTCTTTTTTCTTGTTCTCTCTTTACTAAGTAGCAGTACTGTAAAGAAAGTAAAAGAAAGGACGGAAAACAAGTACAACGACAACGGAAATTTCATTTTGTAATTTGCACCTTCATATAATGGAATTTCTAACACTTGGTTTAGAGACCTGTCTCTTAAAAAGATAGGGGTTAAACATATATCTTAGAATTTTTTGTATGGTTTGACACTTGACCATCTCGAGTTTAGGATTGAAATGCTGCAGTTCtgaattttcttgtttttgatTGCCTATTGTCACTATTCTCGCTCTTTGTCGAGGCCGCTGCTTGTAACAGAATGCCTATTGATGCAGCTTGTAGCCACTGCACATGCACATGCACATTTAATCCCTTTAGTAACAAATTGAAAAGTACTAAAGTTCTTTCCATTTCAGATTTCTGAACTGCTGGAGTGACGAGGAGCTTAAAACTGCAACTGGCGACAGCAACTATaatttagttacacatgcttTGAAGCTTAAGAGCTCCTATGCCACAGTCAAGGTGAGCTTCCATCCTGCAATGTTGTGCGGAAATACTGAAGTAGAAGACAGAACAATACTTTTGCCAATAATAGATAGattattaatgatataaaatttcagaattttaaaaaaaaattccggaaAAAGATACGAAATGATAAAATGTAGAGCTCGCAACATAACCACCATGTTACCGTTTAATCGCTCAAGAGTGCTTCTTCCTCTATGCAAAGTTGCTTAAAGAAAATGcggattataaatttaaaatacaaaaatattttcagGGATCTACAAGAACAAGGGATTTAACTGGAGAACCAGTAGCAACTTCCTACCACTCAAAATTTCTTGGCACGGTTGACTATCTATGGTAACTGTCTTGCTTCCAAAAGTCACTTTAATAGTGTTGATGTTGTTTATTAGTGATAGAACTATGAGATCTGTTGTATGGAACACAGGTATTCAGATGGTGTTGTACCTATTCGAGTTCTGGACACTTTATCATTTGATATACTCAGGAAGACAGGAGGCCTTCCATCCAAGGTAAGCACTCCCTTTTTGCCAGGGTGAATTCACTGTCAGAATTCCGAATtgactcaaaaaataaaattgatcaaATGTTGAGCTCGAGTTCGAGCTACTCGATTTTCAATTCGGATTCGAATTCGAGTATTAAGATGTTCGGCTTGATAAACTTGTGATcctaattgatttttgattgatttaccCTTTATTAATCCTTATAACTTCAAATGTTTATgataatattcttatttttatactaaaaattaattttaaaatatttataataatcgACTCGAGTTGAACTTGACCTTCAATTATTCTTCCGATCTCCAAGCTCGATCTCCTAATAAAACTCGATTGAGTTTTGAATCAAGTTTCGAATTTTGAGTCTCAAATATTAGAATAAGTCGAGTTCGAgatttatagtgttcatgtctCGACTGGATTATATCCCTATGCTGCTATGCATGGGACTTGAAATTTAGTAgggaaaagttgaaaaatacttgattttgttaaaatattctcaaaaatacttaTGTTCATTTTTATTTGCGGACAAtacttacaaaagaaaataaattgcatctagcacttgatttaataaaaacatttaacctaacacttaaaatcttatttctctaaaccctaaaccatactaaaccctaaaccctaaatcatgctaaatcctaaactctaaaccctaaaccatgctaaaccctaaaccctaaatcatgctaaagcTTATATCCTAaatgctaaaccctaaaccctaaatcatgctaaaccctaaaccctaaatcatactAAACCCTAtatcctaaaccctaaatcatgctaaatcctaaccctaaaatcataaaactctaaaatcttaaaatctaaattcttaatcttaaaaaaatggagttaaatgttggatgaataaaaaaatagagttaaatgttggatgaaataaaagGTTTGGTTAAGTGTtgaatgaaataaaaaggtgaaatcaagtgctggatgaaataaaaaggtggaatcaagtgctagatgaaataaaaagatgggatcaagtgttaacagaaaaaaaaaaaaagatactcaaatatttttggaattatttttgataattaagtgctgagtgtaattttctctatttaGTATCATATGTCTAAATTACATTTTCCTTACAAGAAGCTAAAATATGATTTAGATCGATTACTTGGTTATATTAatgtatatgaaaataacatgaATTTGTTGATTTTACAGGAGCTGGGAAGCGACCACTTGGCTTTGGTTTCTGAGTTTGTGTTTATTCCCGGCGCCAGCGAAGGCAGCCACCTCATCACTGACGAATTGACCTGAAGTTTACATTATTAagtgaaattttaattataaattctttttaacACAATGAGTTTTTTTAGAGGAATTTacaccatttatcaaaaaaataaaaataatttaaaaaatacctattgacttttttcatttacaaaattcTAGTTGATTTAAAAAGAGAGAATTAGCTAATTACCtagattagaaaaatattaacatttaataACCCTAAAATTTTAACTTGATTTACATACCCCAAGCGTGtcaaccatttatttttttactctgctctttattttttatactccaCTTATACCTAACACACTTTATTCaaagtttcttcttcttctattttttcttcttcttcttctattcTCAGCtcatttaaagagaaaaaaaaacaacaaatcaacaattcaatttaaaatcttcagctcataacaattcaacaaattgatttctctaattctatcattactttttaaaaatttattgtgactttcaaatttaatttcgatccgctcgaatttttaatttctaatcAAATAGCTTCAAATTTCACTTCGAATTCAAATTtaacgatcataactttcttaaaaaaacaaagaaaactgtaaattattaatttatttgttctcattaaaaatctattaaaataggtttcaaacggtttcaagtatagtttcaattacggtttcaaaccgtttacaaaggtttcaaacagtctaaaacagtttctaaaaaacgcttttaaacagtctaaaaaataacagtttcaaacagtttcaaaaaacagtttcgaacagtataaaacagtttacaaaggtctcaaactgtttaaaacagattctaaaaaatacttttcaatagtttataaaataacagtttcaaatagtatcaaacagtttcaaaccgtttacataaaaaataacagtttcaaaaaaacagtttcaaaccgtttacaaaggtttcaaacagtataaaacagttgcaaaccgtttccaaagatctcaagcagtctaaaacagtttctaaaaaacactttcaaacagtttaaaaaataacagtttcaaacagtataaaacagtttcaaaccgtttacaaagatttcgaacagtataaaacagtttcgagaaaacagtttcaaacgatttctaaaattaatttaaaacatttgaaaaccatgtcaaaatatcattaatgaaaaacattacgattttttcaaaaaaagttgtaaaaaattccaaaaaacgatgctaaaataatttaaaacaacctagaaagaaaaaagtggaagaagaagaagaagaagaagaactttctcatctatcaccatcatattatctcttaaactctttttttattcaaatttctttgtcttggagttcatttgtataatgtggaaaataaaaaaagcagatttaagaaaaacgaagaaaaaaaaagttgcagaggaaagaagaagaagaagaagaagaagaagaagaagaagagagaaaaaaaatgagaaggaaaaagagaaaaaggagagagaaaagaaaaaaacgaaaaaagaaagaagaaagaggaaagaggaaagagaaaaaggagagagaaaaaaaaggaaaatgagatatgcatgtgtttaaaaggagagtaaaaatacaaataagttattttgctaattgaggtacaactaaaaataataaaaaaatagagtaaaaaagtaaatttttgaaattgaggtatttagaacaaataagttaaaaaaaggagtgttttgtgcaaattcctcatTTAAAAATAGTTACAAAAATAGCAAAAACTAAAGGCAAAATCCATACGGAGGCCCCTCTACTTTACCATTTTGACTTAGTAAGCCTTTATCTCAAAATTCGTCACTGATGGATCCCTTTACTTTCATTATTGACATGTTCAGACCCTCACGTGAATGGAAAGTGGCAAGTGATATTTTGGCTTTTCTCTTAGTCGTAGCTTTTAGTGTGCCGCCTTGAGCGTGTCATTTCTTGTGCGAAAGCTTTAAGTAAAGGTTTTTGCCACTTTTTGTGACTATAATATACAtactattcaaaaaaaaaaaatccttcatgtatgattttttttttctttttctattctaTATTCAAGAATTtcgactttttattttatattttctaatagataaaatattttatctaatttttctttattattacaTGGTTTGtctgtttttattagtttaaaagCGCTTAGTGGTAAAGTTAGACTTTCACTACTGTATCCTTTATCTTTAGGCTTAATTGCGTAacaaatcacaaactttagcgtgttttgcaaatttaacataaactttcaattttggcaaattaatacacaaacttttgatttttggcaattttagcaccgatcaattttttcgtgaaaaaaatgctgatgtgtacaccagaataaccactattccggcgtccacatcagcatttttctctatttttttgaaggaaaattgatcggtgctaaaattgcaaaaaatcaaaagtttgtgtattaatttgccaaaattgaaagtttatgttaaatttgcaaaacacggtaaagtttatgattttttacgccattaagcctTATCGTTATCATATAATGTATCTACAAAACTATAAGGTCTATAATtcatagtttttatattttgatttacaatatttaaattattatttatttgtttgaattgTTCATCAATTGTAAACCTTTGTGTATCTCCTATTTCTTCCACTTATCTTATTAATCATTATATCCCATGCATTTTgctataaaatttatcatttgttCTATGTTTGTCAGTTTATcttctaataataataattgatcaTTTATTTCATTCATTTCTAATtgtctataaattttatttattattaattttaaataaatttttaatttcattttcacttatacttaattgtattattatattttgtatatattgtCTACCATTTATAttagttgtttttatttttttttaattgattaattaattctatatcttctttgattaaattatttaataaggaattttctattttattcatattttaaatttatggagCTAAATGGATCTTTTATGTAAAGTTTAggatttaaattcttttttaggagagagaaaataatattattttaatattaggcACAAATTGAGAAATACCAatattttttttgccaaatttgAGAAATACCAATATATTAAGAGCACAAAAATGTCAAAACCCAAATTATTTGCACTCTCCCATGAAATAAAACATCTGTAGCAC
This window contains:
- the LOC126688379 gene encoding carbon catabolite repressor protein 4 homolog 3 isoform X3, whose protein sequence is MSPTNVNHFLSSTNHPRAISSPAAPHMILPPPPPHRRRRQPPITLLIAGRSVELLLLKFPATGLKLINQMHTKGRTGGNVDGCAMFWKADKLRLLEGESIEFKALGLRDNVAQLSVFETCKAEPRRLLVGNIHVLYNPSRGEVKLGQIRNLLSRAQILAEKWGDVPVILAGDFNSTPKSPIYEFFASSELDVMLYSRREMSGQRNCHPPQVFGVEKEMSNPLSLMEGFLNCWSDEELKTATGDSNYNLVTHALKLKSSYATVKGSTRTRDLTGEPVATSYHSKFLGTVDYLWYSDGVVPIRVLDTLSFDILRKTGGLPSKELGSDHLALVSEFVFIPGASEGSHLITDELT
- the LOC126688379 gene encoding carbon catabolite repressor protein 4 homolog 3 isoform X2, with the translated sequence MAYKCSSSRLTPSAPFFSHVSNKREPFSFFYKPPTSNIIPCCTTYDSPSSSSSSSSPAASYNPLNRRPFGGASSPEISRHWVEADQPNAYQGERFTVVSYNILADRNALKHKDLYTDVNPLYLKWAHRKKLICDELIGLNPDIICLQEVDKYFDLLMVMEKAGYAGTFKGRTGGNVDGCAMFWKADKLRLLEGESIEFKALGLRDNVAQLSVFETCKAEPRRLLVGNIHVLYNPSRGEVKLGQIRNLLSRAQILAEKWGDVPVILAGDFNSTPKLDVMLYSRREMSGQRNCHPPQVFGVEKEMSNPLSLMEGFLNCWSDEELKTATGDSNYNLVTHALKLKSSYATVKGSTRTRDLTGEPVATSYHSKFLGTVDYLWYSDGVVPIRVLDTLSFDILRKTGGLPSKELGSDHLALVSEFVFIPGASEGSHLITDELT
- the LOC126688379 gene encoding carbon catabolite repressor protein 4 homolog 3 isoform X1, with the translated sequence MAYKCSSSRLTPSAPFFSHVSNKREPFSFFYKPPTSNIIPCCTTYDSPSSSSSSSSPAASYNPLNRRPFGGASSPEISRHWVEADQPNAYQGERFTVVSYNILADRNALKHKDLYTDVNPLYLKWAHRKKLICDELIGLNPDIICLQEVDKYFDLLMVMEKAGYAGTFKGRTGGNVDGCAMFWKADKLRLLEGESIEFKALGLRDNVAQLSVFETCKAEPRRLLVGNIHVLYNPSRGEVKLGQIRNLLSRAQILAEKWGDVPVILAGDFNSTPKSPIYEFFASSELDVMLYSRREMSGQRNCHPPQVFGVEKEMSNPLSLMEGFLNCWSDEELKTATGDSNYNLVTHALKLKSSYATVKGSTRTRDLTGEPVATSYHSKFLGTVDYLWYSDGVVPIRVLDTLSFDILRKTGGLPSKELGSDHLALVSEFVFIPGASEGSHLITDELT